The following proteins are co-located in the Enoplosus armatus isolate fEnoArm2 chromosome 8, fEnoArm2.hap1, whole genome shotgun sequence genome:
- the abhd6b gene encoding monoacylglycerol lipase ABHD6b: MAADLDVVNLFIIAGGTLAIPILAFVASVLLWPSALIKVYYWYWRRTLGLQVRYADCGGYRFCYAYRGKPGMRPSILMLHGFSAHKDTWLTVVKYLPKHLHIVCVDMPGHEGTTRTNTEDYSIQGQVRRIHQFVETIRLNRKPFHLVGTSMGGNVAGVYGACYPAEICSMTLICPDGIRHPCETKFDNHLQDLEHSNYTLNIPLIPTTPEEMEDMFRLCSHVRFKIPQQILQGLVDVRQPHNTFYQEVFMEIVGEKSRYALQEHLHLITAPLQVIWGKQDQVVDVSGATVIAEVLPGCRVDLLEKCGHSVVMERPCRTAKLILEFIILQQDARGSTKKSS; encoded by the exons ATGGCAGCTGATCTAGACGTGGTGAACCTGTTCATCATCGCAGGGGGAACACTGGCTATTCCCATCCTGGCCTTTGTTGCTTCCGTCCTTCTTTGGCCCTCAGCGCTCATTAAAGTGTATTACTG GTACTGGAGGAGGACTCTGGGTCTGCAGGTGCGCTACGCAGACTGCGGTGGCTATCGCTTCTGTTACGCCTACAGAGGAAAACCTGGGATGAGGCCTTCCATTTTAATGCTGCACGGCTTCTCTGCTCACAAAGACACGTGGCTCACTGTTGTCAAG TATCTACCAAAACATctgcacattgtgtgtgtggacatgccTGGCCATGAGGGAACAACACGCACCAACACAGAGGATTATTCCATACAGGGGCAGGTCAGAAGGATCCATCAG TTTGTGGAAACCATTCGCTTGAACAGGAAACCTTTCCATCTGGTTGGAACCTCCATGGGGGGAAATGTAGCTGGGGTTTACGGAGCCTGCTACCCCGCAGAGATCTGTAGCATGACTCTCATTTGTCCAGACG GTATAAGACACCCATGTGAGACCAAATTTGACAATCATCTGCAGGACCTGGAGCACAGCAATTACACATTAAACATCCCGCTGATCCCTACCACACCCGAGGAGATGGAGGACATGTTCAGACTTTGTTCTCATGTTCGCTTTAAAATCCCTCAGCAG ATCCTTCAAGGATTGGTAGATGTCCGGCAGCCTCACAACACATTTTACCAAGAAG TGTTTATGGAGATTGTTGGTGAGAAATCAAGATATGCCTTACAGGAGCACTTGCATCTGATCACTGCACCTTTACAAGTGATATGGGGCAAACAAGACCAG GTGGTGGATGTCTCTGGAGCTACAGTCATTGCAGAGGTGTTGCCTGGATGCCGAGTGGACCTGCTGGAGAAGTGTGGGCACTCTGTGGTGATGGAGAGGCCTTGTCGGACAGCCAAACTCATCCTGGAGTTCATCATCTTGCAGCAAGATGCTAGGGGCAGCACAAAGAAATCTTCCTGA
- the slmapb gene encoding sarcolemma associated protein b: protein MDEKELSDPLNNVSLIKDDLTRSNMGSSGESEKIIQRLNDELREAKELANTEKHKCLELQGILKEERKENKQQADESAKQIKLLQGQLRQLQDEMGNLREQIDVSSSSHDELQSARDEVKALKRALEAATAERDRDVAAIQTNLATVSKDLDKWRQTANKYEREIGDLQRDLQQQSKQWQKTAEIQAGELQSMQVECNGLQKECSVLRSERQDIVNKHQKEKSSLQSESLRSEKEAVLQKQKQLEKDLASSRAQNAELSNSLKALERSQQELEKRLAALQVQHQQDSTKLQTQLDEADSRSKALQREYEEAKMELSDLKEKYEKTEKEKQSLTDELEECKGNMKELQEKGTKKPWMIWGPVVAVALTAVTAAVLFRT from the exons ATGGATGAGAAAGAGCTGAGTGATCCCCTGAATAATGTATCACTCATTAAAG aCGACCTGACCAGATCAAACATGGGGTCCTCTGGTGAATCAGAAAAGATTATCCAGCGCTTGAATGATGAACTTCGAGAAGCCAAGGAGCTAGCTAATACTGAGAAACACAAATGCTTGGAGCTAcaag GTATCctgaaggaagagagaaaggaaaataaacaacaagcTGATGAATCTGCAAAACAGATAAAACTTCTTCAag GCCAGCTACGGCAGCTCCAAGATGAAATGGGCAATCTCAGAGAGCAGATAGATGTCTCCTCCAGTTCACACGACGAGCTACAAAGTGCACGTGATGAGGTGAAGGCGCTGAAACGTGCCCTGGAGGCAGCCACTGCTGAGCGGGACCGTGACGTCGCTGCCATCCAGACCAATCTGGCAACCGTCTCGAAGGATCTAGACAAATGGCGTCAGACTGCCAACAAATATGAGCGTGAGATTGGCGACCTACAGCGTGACCTTCAACAACAGAGCAAGCAGTGGCAGAAAACTGCAGAAATACAAG ccgGCGAGCTGCAGTCCATGCAGGTGGAGTGTAACGGCCTTCAGAAGGAGTGTTCTGTCCTGCGATCTGAAAGACAAGACATTGTGAATAAGCACCAGAAGGAAAAGAGCAGCCTGCAAAGTGAGT CACTGCGCTCTGAGAAAGAGGCAGTgctgcagaaacagaagcagctggAGAAGGACCTTGCTAG TTCGCGTGCCCAGAATGCTGAGCTAAGCAATAGCCTCAAAGCCCTAGAGAGATCCCAGCAGGAGTTGGAGAAGCGGCTGGCGGCCCTGCAGGTCCAGCACCAGCAGGATAGCACCAAGCTGCAAACCCAACTGGATGAAGCAGACAGCCGCAGCAAGGCTCTGCAGAGAGAG TATGAGGAGGCTAAGATGGAGCTGTCAGACCTGAAGGAAAAATATGAGAAGACTGAGAAGGAAAAACAGTCGCTTACAGATGAACTGGAGGAGTGCAAAGGCAACATGAAGGAATTACAGGAGAAGGGAACAAAG AAGCCGTGGATGATCTGGGGGCCTGTGGTCGCCGTGGCTCTAACAGCTGtgactgctgctgtgctctTCAGGACCTGA